The following coding sequences lie in one Thalassoglobus polymorphus genomic window:
- a CDS encoding ABC-F family ATP-binding cassette domain-containing protein: MSVLLQLIKGEKSYGDQLLLDDADVTLYENVKVGFVGRNGAGKSTLLRVLLGTEELDSGELVQSPNLNVGYLRQHDPFLPGESALDFLMRDSNQPDWKCGAVAGQFELKGAYLEGPISALSGGWQTRVKLASLLLHEPNLLLLDEPTNFLDLRTQILLEHFLRNFNQACLIVSHDRSFLEQTCTHTLELSRGKLTMYPGPIEDFLEYREERREHDERINAAVEAKQKQLKRFIDKNRANASTASQAKSKSKQLERLQTIEIEADEAIANIRCPRVEPRQGPAVRCEHVAIGYPDHIVASDINLEIEHGERAAIVGDNGQGKTTLLRSLVDSLEPIKGTVKWGFGCEIGVYAQHVYSTLPPDQTVLDYLDYQAKPGTTTQEILAAAGSMLFRGGHTKKKISVLSGGERARLCMAGILLGTYNVLILDEPGNHLDVETIESLTEALKKYEGTVIFTSHDRHFMQSLATSVIEVRDGHVRNYGGDYGAYLYSVNKEIDEGERERNAKSKTAPQTLTAQPEKKSQSDWKEERRLQKEISKLEKSIARLDDKKKELSEKLANTPDPEEAMKVHTELTSVQEELTEAEDRWCELQEM; encoded by the coding sequence ATGTCTGTTTTACTGCAATTAATTAAAGGGGAAAAAAGTTACGGTGACCAGTTGCTACTGGACGATGCTGACGTGACCCTGTACGAGAATGTCAAGGTTGGTTTCGTCGGCAGAAATGGAGCAGGCAAATCGACACTTCTACGTGTTTTGCTGGGAACTGAAGAACTCGATAGCGGTGAACTCGTTCAGAGTCCGAATTTGAACGTTGGCTATTTGAGGCAACACGATCCGTTCCTGCCGGGGGAATCGGCGCTAGATTTCCTGATGCGGGATTCCAACCAGCCGGACTGGAAATGTGGAGCGGTCGCGGGTCAATTTGAGTTGAAAGGGGCATATCTGGAAGGGCCGATCTCGGCACTCTCTGGAGGTTGGCAAACTCGCGTAAAACTCGCCTCTCTGCTGCTCCACGAGCCAAACCTTCTGTTGCTCGACGAACCGACAAACTTCCTCGATCTGCGTACGCAAATCCTCTTGGAACACTTCTTACGGAACTTCAATCAAGCCTGCCTGATTGTCTCTCACGATCGATCGTTTCTAGAACAAACCTGCACGCACACTCTGGAACTCTCGCGCGGCAAGCTGACGATGTACCCCGGTCCCATTGAGGATTTTCTGGAGTATCGTGAGGAACGTCGCGAACACGACGAACGGATCAATGCCGCAGTGGAAGCGAAGCAGAAGCAGCTCAAACGCTTCATCGATAAGAACCGAGCCAACGCCAGCACAGCGAGTCAGGCAAAATCAAAAAGTAAACAGCTCGAACGGCTGCAAACGATTGAGATCGAAGCGGATGAAGCAATCGCAAACATCCGTTGCCCCCGTGTCGAACCTCGACAGGGACCAGCCGTGCGTTGTGAGCACGTCGCGATTGGCTATCCGGATCATATCGTCGCCAGCGATATCAATCTCGAAATCGAACATGGTGAGCGAGCCGCTATCGTGGGAGATAACGGACAGGGAAAAACGACCCTGCTACGGTCGCTGGTCGATTCTCTGGAACCGATTAAAGGGACAGTCAAATGGGGCTTCGGTTGCGAAATCGGAGTTTACGCCCAACACGTTTACAGCACTCTCCCTCCAGACCAGACAGTCCTTGACTACCTCGATTACCAAGCCAAACCAGGCACGACAACGCAGGAAATTTTGGCTGCAGCCGGGTCGATGCTCTTTCGCGGCGGGCACACGAAAAAGAAAATCTCCGTTCTCTCTGGGGGCGAACGGGCTCGGCTTTGCATGGCGGGTATTTTGCTCGGAACCTACAACGTCCTGATTCTCGATGAACCGGGGAACCATCTCGATGTCGAAACAATTGAGTCGTTAACCGAAGCACTGAAAAAGTATGAAGGGACGGTCATCTTTACGAGTCACGATCGACACTTCATGCAATCGTTGGCAACCTCAGTGATCGAGGTCCGCGACGGACATGTCCGCAACTACGGTGGCGACTACGGAGCGTACCTCTACTCCGTCAATAAAGAGATCGATGAAGGAGAACGAGAGCGAAACGCAAAAAGCAAAACAGCTCCGCAAACGCTGACCGCTCAGCCAGAAAAGAAATCGCAAAGCGACTGGAAAGAAGAGCGGCGCTTGCAAAAAGAGATCTCCAAACTGGAGAAATCAATTGCCCGTCTGGATGACAAAAAGAAGGAACTCAGCGAAAAGCTCGCCAACACTCCAGACCCCGAGGAAGCAATGAAAGTTCACACTGAACTGACCTCAGTGCAGGAAGAACTCACCGAGGCTGAAGACCGCTGGTGTGAACTTCAAGAGATGTAG
- a CDS encoding DUF2306 domain-containing protein: MMSLERSPLLKCLQGMVCLLILVVTFKIVAIYVDYFPPNFSADFLIGRKPEFYGSYQWAFYTHILTGPFTLIFGMILLSDRFRIRFRRWHSRIGKAQVALILLFLVPSGFWMAFYAQSDFPVKLGFATLSVVTGLSAALGWWFAVNRDFHLHRLWMKRCYVLLCSAVVTRVVGGALLTSGVESEWTNALPAWINWIIPLVLFEIINRSTTSQSALPRQNKASLGTEAFRYVKSNKTGA; the protein is encoded by the coding sequence ATGATGTCTCTTGAACGATCTCCGTTACTGAAATGCCTGCAAGGAATGGTCTGTCTGCTCATCCTGGTTGTGACTTTCAAAATCGTGGCGATCTACGTCGATTACTTTCCGCCAAATTTTTCCGCCGATTTTCTGATCGGACGAAAGCCAGAATTTTATGGAAGTTATCAGTGGGCGTTCTATACCCACATTCTGACAGGCCCATTCACTTTAATTTTCGGGATGATTCTACTGAGTGACCGGTTTCGCATACGGTTTCGACGTTGGCACTCGCGGATCGGAAAAGCTCAAGTCGCTTTGATCCTCCTGTTTCTGGTTCCCAGCGGTTTCTGGATGGCCTTTTACGCCCAATCCGACTTCCCTGTGAAACTCGGATTTGCGACACTCTCAGTGGTTACTGGCCTGAGCGCAGCTCTCGGATGGTGGTTCGCTGTGAATCGGGATTTCCATTTGCATCGACTCTGGATGAAGCGTTGTTATGTCCTGCTCTGCTCCGCAGTTGTCACACGTGTCGTTGGTGGCGCATTGCTGACCAGTGGCGTAGAAAGTGAGTGGACCAATGCCCTGCCCGCCTGGATCAACTGGATCATCCCCCTGGTCCTTTTTGAGATCATCAATCGCAGCACGACAAGCCAGTCAGCACTTCCTCGGCAGAACAAAGCCTCTCTGGGTACGGAGGCGTTTCGCTACGTAAAATCCAATAAAACAGGAGCCTGA
- a CDS encoding Nramp family divalent metal transporter codes for MSTDESNEPLDTVPPEFDQEISVGTETPPKSLGATLLKLGPGLVVAGSIVGSGELIATTKTGATAGIALLWLIIIGCLIKVFVQIELGRYSIINGETTLNALNRVPGKIGKANWIIWFWLFMMMAGILQLGGIVGGVGQSMAIAMPITGDFVEAIALPDAGEIQFYNDWNDDFENGRVKFNELPVEEQKRIQQGHDRIGMALSEIGERGTAAIAVVRAGEKVEDPWTLDDRIWSTLVGLITVALLYNGRYGVIQSISTVLVISFTFLTIGNVVSLQMTSDWSLSGAELMKGFSFSLPNQGNKWESLGIALATFGIIGVGATELITYPYWCIEKGYARYTGKRTDDDAWEKRARGWMRVMHYDAFLSMVIYTLATMAFFIMGVAVLHREGRNPDGMRMVSTLSSAYIPIFGEYAKWMFLSGAIAVLYSTFLVATGGHARMYTDALKIFGFIDRNDQKAHNRALSTFCVIIPITCVALHWTGINPVQAVLISGMMQATMLPMIGFGALYLRYTAADPRLMPSKAWDMMLIVSFLGLLIAGVWGVYLQVAKLL; via the coding sequence ATGTCCACAGACGAATCCAACGAACCTCTCGATACTGTTCCACCTGAATTTGATCAGGAAATTTCTGTTGGCACAGAAACACCTCCGAAATCTCTGGGGGCGACGCTTCTGAAGCTCGGGCCGGGGCTGGTGGTTGCGGGGAGCATTGTTGGGTCAGGCGAGTTGATCGCCACGACAAAAACTGGCGCGACAGCGGGAATAGCTTTATTGTGGCTGATTATTATCGGCTGCCTGATTAAAGTTTTTGTGCAAATTGAATTGGGCCGCTACTCGATCATCAATGGCGAAACGACCTTGAACGCGCTGAATCGCGTCCCGGGGAAGATTGGAAAAGCCAATTGGATCATCTGGTTCTGGCTGTTCATGATGATGGCGGGGATCTTGCAACTCGGTGGAATCGTTGGTGGAGTCGGGCAATCGATGGCCATCGCAATGCCGATCACCGGGGATTTTGTCGAAGCGATCGCACTTCCCGATGCTGGAGAAATTCAATTCTATAATGACTGGAACGACGATTTTGAAAACGGTCGTGTGAAGTTCAATGAGCTGCCTGTTGAGGAACAGAAGCGGATTCAACAAGGTCATGACCGCATCGGGATGGCTCTCAGCGAGATCGGTGAACGGGGAACGGCAGCTATCGCGGTCGTTCGAGCAGGTGAGAAGGTTGAAGACCCTTGGACTCTCGATGACCGAATCTGGTCGACACTCGTCGGTCTCATTACTGTCGCGTTACTCTACAACGGTCGATACGGAGTGATTCAATCGATCTCAACGGTACTGGTGATCTCGTTTACATTTCTGACGATTGGTAACGTGGTCTCGTTGCAAATGACTTCGGACTGGAGCCTCTCTGGGGCGGAATTGATGAAAGGTTTTTCTTTCAGCTTGCCCAATCAGGGAAACAAATGGGAATCACTCGGGATCGCCTTGGCGACCTTTGGGATTATTGGAGTCGGAGCCACGGAACTGATTACCTATCCGTACTGGTGTATTGAAAAGGGGTACGCCCGCTACACCGGAAAGCGGACTGATGATGATGCATGGGAGAAACGAGCACGCGGTTGGATGCGTGTGATGCACTACGACGCGTTTCTTTCGATGGTCATTTATACGCTCGCGACAATGGCATTCTTCATTATGGGGGTCGCAGTCTTGCATCGAGAAGGCCGCAACCCGGACGGCATGCGGATGGTGAGTACTCTTTCTTCGGCTTACATTCCAATTTTCGGAGAGTACGCAAAGTGGATGTTCCTGAGTGGAGCTATCGCTGTGTTGTACTCAACGTTTCTGGTTGCGACCGGTGGACATGCCCGAATGTACACCGATGCTCTTAAGATCTTCGGGTTCATTGATCGCAATGACCAGAAAGCCCACAACCGGGCACTGTCGACATTCTGCGTCATCATTCCCATCACTTGTGTGGCGTTGCACTGGACGGGGATCAATCCGGTTCAGGCAGTTCTCATCTCAGGGATGATGCAGGCGACCATGCTTCCGATGATCGGGTTCGGAGCCCTTTATCTTCGCTACACGGCAGCTGATCCAAGACTCATGCCGAGTAAAGCTTGGGACATGATGCTGATTGTTTCATTCCTCGGGCTTTTGATTGCTGGCGTCTGGGGAGTTTACCTGCAAGTCGCAAAGCTTCTTTAG
- a CDS encoding aldehyde dehydrogenase (NADP(+)), translating into MTSQPVLINGQWRASTGTETFQAINPATKETLSEVYPVSPWSEVEEVIDAAVAAFKTVRSYPVGRFADFLEAYAAKIELKIDEIVEAAHLETGYPISPRLKDGEMVRTLDQLRQAADAARNQTWSLPTIDTKTNIRSMLGPIGPVAVFGPNNFPLAFNSISGGDFAAAVAAGNPVIAKGHPSHPRTTQLFAEIAQASCERSGMPAGFIQLIYRTSHEDGAKLVAHPKLGASGYTGSRHAGLVLKEAADRGGNPIYLELSSINPVFILPGALEERFSEIVDEFTGSCLMGTGQFCTNPGLVVVKAGDAAEEFINAVAAKFKATPAGTLLGEGVARSLRAGIVAIQQTGAQVVTGNEPADANRCSYANTLLRATGKSFIENPAGHQEEAFGNASLIVVADSDEEMLAIAEQLEGNLTGCIYSNTEGTDDALYDSIAEELRRHVGRLINDKMPTGVAVSPAMNHGGPYPATGHPGFTAVGIPASIRRFASLECYDNVRLHRLPEVLRDENPHESLHRDIDGIMTTDDVK; encoded by the coding sequence ATGACTTCACAACCAGTTTTGATCAATGGACAGTGGCGAGCCTCGACCGGAACGGAAACTTTTCAGGCGATCAATCCAGCGACCAAGGAAACCCTGAGCGAAGTTTATCCGGTCAGTCCCTGGTCTGAAGTGGAAGAAGTCATTGATGCCGCAGTCGCTGCCTTCAAAACGGTTCGTTCCTATCCAGTCGGACGATTCGCGGATTTTCTGGAAGCGTACGCTGCGAAAATTGAACTGAAAATCGACGAAATCGTTGAAGCTGCTCACCTTGAAACCGGCTATCCCATTTCTCCACGCCTGAAAGATGGCGAAATGGTGAGAACGCTTGACCAGCTCCGCCAGGCTGCCGACGCTGCCCGCAACCAAACCTGGTCACTCCCTACGATTGATACCAAAACGAACATTCGGTCGATGCTCGGTCCGATCGGCCCTGTAGCGGTCTTCGGGCCGAACAACTTCCCACTCGCGTTCAATTCCATTTCCGGTGGAGATTTTGCGGCGGCGGTGGCTGCTGGAAATCCGGTCATCGCCAAAGGACATCCCTCGCACCCCCGAACGACTCAACTTTTCGCTGAAATCGCTCAGGCATCGTGCGAACGTTCTGGCATGCCAGCCGGATTCATTCAATTGATCTATCGCACATCCCATGAAGATGGAGCCAAGCTCGTCGCGCATCCAAAACTGGGAGCGTCTGGTTACACAGGATCGAGACATGCTGGACTTGTGTTGAAAGAAGCTGCCGATCGAGGGGGAAATCCGATCTATCTCGAACTTTCGAGTATCAACCCGGTTTTCATTCTACCCGGGGCTCTCGAAGAGCGGTTCAGCGAAATTGTCGATGAGTTCACTGGCAGCTGCCTGATGGGAACGGGTCAGTTTTGCACCAACCCCGGACTTGTTGTTGTCAAAGCAGGAGATGCCGCAGAAGAATTCATCAATGCAGTCGCAGCCAAGTTTAAAGCAACCCCCGCTGGCACACTTCTCGGAGAAGGAGTTGCACGAAGCTTGCGAGCCGGAATTGTTGCCATTCAACAGACCGGGGCGCAGGTCGTCACCGGAAATGAACCGGCGGATGCCAACCGCTGCTCCTACGCCAACACTCTCTTGCGAGCAACTGGAAAGTCCTTCATCGAAAATCCTGCTGGCCATCAGGAAGAGGCGTTCGGCAATGCTTCGCTGATTGTCGTCGCTGACTCGGATGAAGAAATGCTCGCCATCGCTGAGCAGCTTGAAGGGAACTTGACCGGGTGTATCTATTCGAACACGGAAGGAACTGATGACGCTCTCTACGATTCCATCGCTGAAGAGCTTCGTCGACATGTCGGCCGTTTGATTAACGATAAAATGCCGACCGGTGTCGCTGTCAGCCCGGCGATGAATCATGGAGGACCCTACCCAGCGACCGGACATCCCGGATTCACCGCTGTCGGAATTCCTGCGTCGATTCGTCGATTCGCGTCTCTGGAATGCTACGACAATGTCCGTCTTCACCGCTTGCCAGAAGTGTTGCGAGACGAGAACCCGCACGAGTCACTGCACCGCGATATTGATGGAATCATGACGACCGATGATGTGAAGTAA
- a CDS encoding NAD-dependent epimerase — translation MKILVTGAAGFIGFHLSKALLARGDEVVGLDILNDYYSVELKQARLDIVSSHENFTFEKLDLTDQPAIAALFEREQFDAVVNLAAQAGVRYSLTNPHAYMASNIDGFLNVLEGCRHNQVKHLVYASSSSVYGANTQMPFSVSDNVDHPVSLYAASKKANELMAHSYSHLYSLPTTGLRFFTVYGPWGRPDMALFLFTKAILEGRPIDVFNNGQMKRDFTYVDDIVEGIVRTIDCTATPNPDWNGDAPDPSSSKAPFRLYNIGNSQPVELMAMIEALEKYLGKTAQKNMLEMQPGDVPATYADIEALEKATGFHPSTSIEDGISRFVDWYREFYKE, via the coding sequence ATGAAAATTCTTGTTACGGGCGCTGCTGGATTTATTGGATTTCATCTGTCTAAAGCCCTTTTAGCTCGTGGAGATGAGGTTGTTGGCCTCGATATCCTCAACGACTACTACAGTGTGGAGTTGAAGCAGGCCCGCCTCGATATTGTCTCTTCACATGAGAATTTCACTTTCGAAAAACTCGATCTGACAGATCAGCCTGCGATCGCTGCTCTGTTTGAACGAGAACAGTTCGATGCTGTCGTCAATCTCGCCGCTCAGGCAGGGGTTCGTTACTCCCTGACAAATCCGCATGCTTACATGGCGAGCAATATCGATGGATTTCTCAACGTCCTGGAAGGTTGCCGGCACAATCAGGTGAAGCATCTGGTCTATGCGTCCAGCAGTTCTGTCTATGGTGCCAATACACAGATGCCGTTTTCAGTGAGCGACAATGTCGATCATCCGGTCAGTTTGTACGCGGCATCAAAGAAGGCGAATGAGTTAATGGCTCACTCCTACAGCCATCTCTACTCGCTCCCGACGACAGGTCTGCGATTCTTTACGGTCTACGGTCCGTGGGGACGTCCTGATATGGCGTTGTTTCTGTTCACGAAAGCGATCTTGGAAGGGCGTCCGATTGATGTCTTCAATAACGGTCAGATGAAACGTGACTTCACTTACGTCGACGATATTGTTGAGGGGATCGTTCGGACTATCGATTGCACTGCGACTCCGAATCCAGATTGGAATGGCGATGCTCCTGACCCCAGCAGTTCCAAAGCTCCGTTTCGGCTGTACAACATCGGAAACAGTCAGCCTGTTGAATTAATGGCGATGATTGAAGCTCTGGAAAAATATCTCGGGAAAACCGCTCAGAAGAACATGCTGGAAATGCAACCTGGCGACGTTCCAGCAACTTACGCAGATATCGAGGCTCTCGAAAAAGCGACCGGATTCCATCCATCGACTTCAATTGAAGACGGAATTTCACGGTTCGTCGACTGGTATCGAGAATTCTATAAAGAGTAA
- a CDS encoding aspartate kinase: MSIIVQKFGGTSVANAEKIRAAAQRAVAAKQAGHQVVMVVSARGKKTDELVRLAAEMSENPAAREMDMLLSTGEQESVSLMAMAVHSLGEKAVSLTGGQIGITTDSTFSRARIESISTDRIRKHLDAGEIVIACGFQGIDPEMNITTLGRGGSDTTATALAAALQADECQIYTDVEGVFTTDPRVVSAARKVSLLAYDEMLELASLGAGVMHSRSIEFAKKFCVPLRVRPSFDEGEGTLIANTGEQRMVAGLALARNEARVTLADLPDQPGVTSCIFACMAKRKIPVDMVVQNVAVDGKATVSFTVQEGELADTLTAANEAIKILGAGTIRSGTNVAKLSVVGAGMRNHSGVAAQMFDILLKKGINLQMITTSEIKISVLVERDRCDEALLAVHEGFCMETAVPQTPEIGIQQKTKSPECDQSEDQLLSRIVSKLAKMEDIVVSEVQLDESQSRVTLHHIPDVPGTCAEIFTTVANKNIMVDMIVQNVSDTGHAEVSFTVQRTDLENCLKLVGELASKWDDATVSHEPEIGKLTVVGIGLRTHTGVGEKMFKALADANINIQMINTSEIRMSAVVAADQGKTGFKVLNKAFNLVEEA; this comes from the coding sequence GTGTCGATTATTGTACAGAAGTTTGGCGGAACCAGTGTTGCCAACGCTGAGAAAATTCGAGCTGCCGCCCAGAGAGCCGTAGCTGCAAAGCAGGCTGGACATCAAGTGGTGATGGTCGTTTCCGCTCGTGGAAAGAAGACTGACGAGCTTGTTCGCCTCGCAGCCGAGATGTCAGAAAATCCGGCAGCTCGGGAGATGGATATGCTTCTCTCGACTGGAGAGCAGGAATCGGTTTCTCTGATGGCGATGGCAGTCCATTCTCTTGGAGAGAAAGCAGTCAGCCTGACCGGTGGACAAATCGGGATCACTACCGACTCGACATTCTCTCGAGCACGGATTGAGTCCATTTCGACAGATCGAATTCGCAAACATCTCGACGCCGGTGAGATCGTCATCGCCTGCGGGTTTCAAGGAATCGATCCCGAAATGAATATCACGACTCTCGGTCGTGGTGGCAGCGACACAACTGCAACTGCATTGGCTGCTGCATTGCAAGCTGACGAATGCCAAATCTACACCGACGTTGAAGGAGTCTTCACGACCGATCCTCGTGTGGTGAGTGCTGCTCGAAAAGTTTCGCTCTTAGCTTACGATGAGATGCTCGAATTAGCGTCTCTTGGGGCAGGGGTGATGCACTCTCGCTCGATTGAATTCGCTAAGAAATTTTGCGTGCCACTTCGTGTTCGTCCTTCATTCGACGAAGGTGAAGGGACGCTGATTGCAAATACGGGTGAGCAACGAATGGTGGCCGGGCTGGCACTCGCACGCAACGAGGCCCGTGTGACTCTTGCCGATCTGCCCGACCAGCCCGGTGTGACGAGCTGCATCTTTGCCTGTATGGCGAAACGGAAAATTCCTGTCGATATGGTCGTCCAGAACGTCGCAGTCGACGGCAAAGCGACCGTCTCATTCACTGTTCAGGAAGGGGAGTTGGCGGACACACTGACCGCAGCTAACGAAGCCATCAAAATTCTTGGTGCAGGGACGATTCGCAGCGGGACAAACGTCGCGAAGCTTTCAGTCGTCGGTGCCGGAATGCGAAACCATTCTGGAGTCGCTGCTCAGATGTTTGACATCCTTCTGAAGAAGGGGATCAACTTGCAGATGATCACCACGAGTGAAATTAAAATTTCTGTTCTGGTGGAACGTGATCGGTGCGATGAGGCATTGCTGGCAGTCCATGAAGGATTTTGTATGGAAACTGCCGTGCCCCAAACGCCGGAAATTGGAATTCAACAGAAAACGAAATCCCCTGAATGTGATCAAAGCGAAGACCAGTTGCTTTCGCGGATTGTCAGCAAGCTTGCCAAGATGGAAGACATCGTCGTCAGCGAAGTCCAGCTCGATGAAAGTCAATCTCGCGTTACTCTTCATCACATCCCCGATGTCCCCGGAACGTGCGCTGAAATTTTCACGACCGTCGCGAACAAAAATATCATGGTCGACATGATTGTCCAGAACGTGAGCGATACCGGTCATGCTGAAGTTTCGTTCACAGTACAACGGACCGACTTGGAGAATTGCTTGAAGCTCGTTGGAGAACTCGCTTCCAAGTGGGACGACGCCACAGTGAGTCACGAACCAGAGATCGGCAAACTAACCGTTGTTGGAATCGGATTGCGAACTCATACCGGCGTGGGTGAAAAGATGTTCAAAGCACTCGCTGATGCAAACATTAACATCCAAATGATCAACACCAGTGAAATTCGGATGAGTGCCGTCGTCGCCGCTGATCAAGGCAAGACAGGTTTTAAAGTCTTGAACAAAGCTTTCAACCTTGTTGAAGAGGCGTGA
- a CDS encoding AAA family ATPase — protein sequence MNQNANDAPSTDGNAKIDASEMEAQAIRGLASAYSRMREEIGKVVIGQEDVVDQLLIALFSRGHCLLVGVPGLAKTLLVSTVASILQLTFRRIQFTPDLMPSDITGTDVLQDDPETGHRSFQFMQGPLFTHILLADEINRTPPKTQAALLEAMQERHVTVGSNTYRLPSPFFVLATQNPIEQEGTYPLPEAQLDRFMFNVMVDYPTAAEELRILKQTTGSHTPELKPALTGQQILALQEVVRKVPVAEHVFVYARDLVRATRPNEKDAPGFIKKYLSWGAGPRAGQYLILGAKARAILEGRFHVTTDDVKSVAVPVMRHRILTTFQADSDGISPDDVIRKLVSHVKVEVKEKAKQSKY from the coding sequence ATGAATCAAAACGCGAATGACGCTCCCTCGACCGACGGAAACGCCAAAATAGACGCCAGTGAAATGGAAGCACAGGCGATACGCGGACTGGCCTCTGCGTATTCACGCATGCGCGAGGAAATCGGCAAAGTCGTGATCGGCCAGGAGGATGTGGTTGATCAATTGTTAATTGCCTTGTTCAGCCGGGGGCATTGTCTGTTAGTTGGCGTTCCGGGATTGGCAAAAACTCTCTTGGTCAGCACGGTCGCCAGCATTCTTCAGCTGACCTTTCGTCGAATTCAATTCACGCCAGATTTGATGCCGTCCGACATTACCGGAACCGATGTCCTGCAGGACGATCCGGAGACTGGTCATCGCAGTTTTCAATTTATGCAGGGACCGCTTTTTACACACATCTTACTCGCAGACGAAATCAACCGGACTCCGCCGAAAACACAGGCGGCGTTATTGGAAGCGATGCAGGAGCGGCATGTCACTGTCGGTTCGAATACCTATCGCTTGCCGAGTCCATTTTTTGTGTTGGCAACACAGAATCCTATTGAACAGGAAGGGACGTATCCTCTTCCCGAAGCACAGCTTGACCGTTTCATGTTCAATGTGATGGTCGACTATCCGACAGCTGCCGAAGAATTACGAATTCTGAAACAGACAACCGGCAGCCATACTCCCGAACTCAAACCGGCGCTGACTGGTCAGCAAATTCTGGCACTTCAGGAAGTCGTTAGAAAAGTTCCCGTGGCAGAACATGTCTTCGTCTATGCTCGCGACTTGGTTCGAGCAACCCGTCCGAATGAAAAAGACGCCCCCGGATTCATTAAGAAATATCTCTCTTGGGGAGCTGGTCCCCGTGCCGGGCAATATCTCATTCTAGGTGCCAAAGCACGTGCAATTCTGGAAGGCCGCTTTCACGTGACGACCGATGATGTCAAATCTGTAGCAGTTCCGGTCATGCGACACCGCATTTTGACGACCTTTCAGGCGGACAGTGACGGAATTTCTCCAGATGATGTGATCCGAAAACTTGTCTCACACGTTAAAGTGGAAGTGAAGGAAAAAGCGAAACAGTCCAAGTATTGA
- a CDS encoding RNA polymerase sigma factor, giving the protein MTSSVADRELIKRIRAGEEKAWQECIQRYEGRLQAFVQSRVGNRATAEDVVQDTFLGFLTALPNFDETKKIQSFLFAIAAHKLTDVLRRNGRRPTLPLNAGHSSQGDYDPVGRERVASSIARSVERKTGEEEVLADCLEGLIQQWMQNGEYERLKCIELLFVRGFPNKEVADLLNISEQAVANHKYFVVSKLKEAATQFSSSFDFDMFGIPSEP; this is encoded by the coding sequence ATGACCAGTTCTGTTGCTGATCGAGAGCTCATTAAACGGATACGTGCCGGTGAAGAGAAAGCCTGGCAGGAGTGTATTCAGCGATATGAAGGTCGATTGCAGGCGTTTGTGCAAAGCCGCGTCGGCAACCGGGCGACAGCTGAAGATGTCGTTCAAGACACATTTTTGGGGTTCCTGACAGCTCTCCCCAACTTTGATGAGACGAAAAAAATTCAGTCGTTTCTGTTCGCGATCGCGGCTCACAAGCTGACTGATGTCCTCCGGCGAAATGGTCGTCGACCTACGTTGCCACTCAACGCCGGCCACAGTTCTCAGGGAGATTACGATCCTGTCGGGCGCGAACGGGTCGCATCGAGTATTGCCCGCAGTGTTGAACGTAAGACTGGAGAAGAAGAGGTTCTCGCGGACTGCCTGGAAGGATTGATTCAGCAGTGGATGCAGAATGGTGAGTACGAACGTCTAAAATGCATTGAGTTACTTTTTGTCCGTGGCTTCCCCAACAAAGAGGTTGCTGACTTGCTGAACATCAGCGAGCAAGCAGTGGCCAACCACAAATACTTCGTCGTGTCCAAGCTGAAAGAGGCAGCGACGCAATTCTCCTCAAGCTTTGACTTCGATATGTTTGGGATTCCTTCGGAACCATAA